The Eurosta solidaginis isolate ZX-2024a chromosome 4, ASM4086904v1, whole genome shotgun sequence genome includes a window with the following:
- the LOC137247934 gene encoding tRNA (guanine(26)-N(2))-dimethyltransferase-like — protein sequence MEVEEISENKIATNDKAPERVIKESTTEIIAGGAVFYNPVHEFNRDLSISVLNVYSKRLIREREAAAHKNPQNTKETSNANDKKPYTVGGVKYDDGLRILEALAATSLRSISYAKEVAGVREIVANDLSKVAVDSISVNMRHNGVEHLIVPSEGDTMTLMYLSTSYEKRFDVIDLDPYGCPNRFLDGAIQSLLLLLL from the exons atggaagttgaggaaatatctgaaaataag atcgctacgaacgacaaagcacccgaacgtgtgatcaaagaaagcactacagaaattatcgccggcggggccgtattctacaatccagtacacgaatttaatcgtgatttaagtatttcagtacttaatgtatactcaaagcggttgataagagagcgggaagcggcggcgcataaaaatccacaaaatacaaaagaaacaAGCAATGCAAATGACAAGAAACCATACACGGTTGGTGGTGTAAAATACGACGAtggactgcgaatattggaagcgcttgctgcaacaagtttacgtagcataagttatgcaaaagaagtagcaggcgtgcgtgaaattgttgcaaatgatctatctaaggtggcagtagattccattagcgtaaatatgcgacacaatggagtggaacatttaattgtgccaagcgaaggggatacaat gactctcatgtacctttcaacttcatatgagaagcgtttcgatgttatagacctagatccttatggttgtccgaatcgctttctggatggcgctatacaatcactgttgttgttgttgttgtag
- the LOC137247933 gene encoding uncharacterized protein — translation MVFQCTGCDTYTLQPIGIVKSKISDKGNAEEKFGIPTGPNVNTNCAHCGDKHHMGGPLWSHPIHDPTFVEELLQIIEEKPLSDLDTTSFKRKATTPAKEPVSCQHFSLDLEEDLQTLLEARAAPHVANVDQHESNVAVSGNAMDKLFEMEDENKSNNANTIKRIPYNFSTKASCDETIFECQQQRTSDESFMALEKMCDKTASDPNSTLSTYIARTRIWLKKMLKSAAPMETILKSLVNKNYKK, via the exons atggtatttcaatgcactggttgtgatacctatacgctacagcctataggtattgtaaaaagcaagatctcagataaaggcaatgcggaagaaaaattcggtataccaactggaccaaatgttaatacaaattgtgcgcattgcggtgataaacatcat atgggcggtccactttggtcgcatcccatacatgatccaacgtttgttgaagaattgctacaaatcatagaagaaaaaccgctaagtgatttggacacaacgtcgtttaaaag aaaggctacaacgcctgctaaagagccggtatcttgccaacactttagcttggatttagaggaggatctacaaactttgctagaagcacgcgcagctcctcatgtagcgaatgtggatcaacacgaaagtaacgttgctgttagcggaaatgcaaTGGACAAACTATTTGAAATGGAGgatgaaaataaatccaacaatgcaaacactataaagaggattccttataatttttcaactaaggcatcttgtgacgaaactatatttgaatgccaacagcaacgtacgtctgatgaaagttttatggctttggaaaaaatgtgtgataaaacaGCATCCGATCCTAACAGCACACTAAGTACATACATAGCGAGAACAAGGATATGGTTAAAGAAGATGCTAAAAAGCGCAGCGCCGatggaaactattttaaaatcccttgtaaacaag AACTACAAGAAATAG